A window of Candidatus Woesearchaeota archaeon genomic DNA:
CTCAAAGAAAGCCAGCTTCGAAAAAGTGGTCCAATCTACTCCACTCTTGAAACATTTTCCCTGCGTGCGTGATGGTATGCGAAAGAAAACAAAAAAAATAACAAAGACTCTAAAGTCAATAAAAAAAACTGCAAAGAAGAATAAGAAAAAGCCTGTCAAACAACGCGCGAAAAAAGTTCTCGCGATTGGCGCTGAAGCAGTGCTTACTCTGCATAAGCATAAGGGAGTTGCTCATGTTGAAGTTCGCGAACGCGTCGCGAAGCGAAAGTGCTTGATAAACTCAAGGAGTTAGGTTTTACGCCAAAGGTTCTGTTTTCTGATGAGGAGGAGATTATCGAAATCGAGTATTTGCATGGCAAGAAACTTGCTGATTCTCTTGAACAAACAGATTGTGTCGCGATTGGAAAAGAAATTGGCAAAAAAATACGACAAATTCATGACGCAGGAATTATTCATGGCGATCTGACGACATCAAACATGATTCTTGTTTCCA
This region includes:
- a CDS encoding Kae1-associated serine/threonine protein kinase, producing MLDKLKELGFTPKVLFSDEEEIIEIEYLHGKKLADSLEQTDCVAIGKEIGKKIRQIHDAGIIHGDLTTSNMILVSNIVYFIDFGLSFFSQKREDKAVDLHVLEEALESKHHTVSRKVFAAVKEAYGDQEVLQRLLEVELRGRNKKGS